One genomic window of Micromonospora sp. WMMD1128 includes the following:
- a CDS encoding FKBP-type peptidyl-prolyl cis-trans isomerase, producing the protein MEKPEVGPIEGAPPADLVVEDITVGDGPQAQAGQLASVHYVGVAHSTGREFDASWNRGETFEFPLGGGQVIAGWDQGVIGMKVGGRRRLTIPPHLGYGAQGAGGVIKPNETLVFVVDLLGVR; encoded by the coding sequence ATGGAGAAGCCCGAGGTTGGCCCGATCGAGGGCGCGCCGCCCGCCGATCTCGTCGTCGAGGACATCACGGTCGGCGACGGCCCGCAGGCCCAGGCCGGCCAGTTGGCCAGCGTGCACTACGTGGGCGTGGCCCACTCCACCGGCCGCGAGTTCGACGCCTCGTGGAACCGGGGCGAGACGTTCGAGTTCCCGCTCGGCGGCGGCCAGGTCATCGCCGGCTGGGACCAGGGCGTGATCGGCATGAAGGTGGGCGGCCGGCGCCGGCTCACCATCCCGCCGCACCTGGGCTACGGAGCCCAGGGCGCCGGCGGCGTCATCAAGCCGAACGAGACGCTCGTCTTCGTGGTGGACCTGCTCGGCGTGCGCTGA
- a CDS encoding anti-sigma factor antagonist (This anti-anti-sigma factor, or anti-sigma factor antagonist, belongs to a family that includes characterized members SpoIIAA, RsbV, RsfA, and RsfB.), which produces MRDSGDRFAVAMDVRDHVVELRPVGEIDIATVSAFRAALWAAPARPVLRVDLSGVRLLSAAGVRALAAAHLRMRARGGELVLVDPDPVVARVLRVTGLHRVVPVRQSGRGPELLVGAAA; this is translated from the coding sequence ATGAGAGACAGCGGCGACCGGTTCGCGGTGGCGATGGACGTGCGCGACCACGTGGTCGAGCTGCGCCCGGTCGGCGAGATCGACATCGCCACCGTGTCGGCGTTCCGGGCCGCGCTGTGGGCGGCCCCGGCGCGGCCGGTGCTGCGGGTCGACCTGTCCGGCGTGCGCCTGCTCTCCGCCGCCGGGGTGCGCGCGTTGGCCGCCGCCCACCTGCGGATGCGAGCCCGCGGCGGCGAGCTGGTGCTTGTCGACCCCGACCCGGTCGTGGCCCGGGTGTTGCGGGTGACCGGCCTGCACCGGGTCGTCCCGGTGCGCCAGTCGGGTCGCGGTCCGGAGCTGCTTGTCGGCGCGGCGGCCTGA
- a CDS encoding Ig-like domain-containing protein, protein MFVRRRLTLFAVTVAITPLAVGACTAGPKSVVRKAEAAPPSVTVTPADRARDVPISAEVGTKVSNGRVTAVKLTDDKGRPVPAQPREDGSGWVPDRPLANSRTYTAEVTVTGDSGKTATRKTTFTTMAKSTKPAVTSELYFQDKQTYGTAMPVVLGFDPPIPEQARADVQRRLFVKTDPPQPGTWSWMSDGKQAEYRAPDQWKPGTRISVRSALEGLPIGKEAVGDVDHVATARVGRRVSLDIDNTTKQMTVYQDGKVLRKLPVSLGKPSTPSSSGTMVIMEKHEHTTFDTRGEPDGGYVVDVDDAQRLTWGGEFIHSAPWSEGEQGYNNTSHGCTNVSATGADWLMGVTQVGDLVTVKGTEVKLQQGNGFTAWNVSWDEFAKGSALPVPAGLKPTPSATPHPGAVAGGSSPAPTPTRSNSGG, encoded by the coding sequence ATGTTTGTGAGGCGGCGACTGACGCTTTTCGCGGTGACTGTCGCGATCACGCCGCTCGCGGTCGGCGCGTGCACCGCCGGCCCGAAGTCGGTGGTCCGGAAGGCCGAGGCGGCTCCGCCGTCGGTCACGGTGACGCCTGCCGACCGGGCTCGTGACGTGCCGATCAGCGCGGAGGTGGGCACGAAGGTCAGCAACGGCAGGGTGACCGCCGTGAAGCTGACCGACGACAAGGGCCGCCCGGTGCCGGCGCAGCCACGCGAGGACGGATCGGGGTGGGTGCCGGACCGTCCGCTGGCGAATTCCCGGACGTACACGGCGGAGGTGACCGTGACCGGCGATTCCGGGAAGACCGCGACCCGGAAGACGACGTTCACGACGATGGCCAAATCCACCAAACCGGCCGTCACCAGCGAATTGTATTTCCAGGACAAACAGACCTACGGGACGGCGATGCCGGTGGTGCTCGGGTTCGACCCGCCGATTCCGGAACAGGCGCGGGCGGACGTGCAGCGGCGGTTGTTCGTGAAGACCGACCCGCCGCAGCCGGGCACCTGGTCGTGGATGTCCGACGGCAAGCAGGCCGAGTACCGGGCCCCCGACCAGTGGAAGCCCGGCACGAGGATCAGCGTGCGCAGCGCGCTGGAGGGGCTGCCCATCGGCAAGGAGGCGGTCGGCGACGTCGACCACGTGGCGACCGCCCGGGTGGGTCGGCGGGTGTCGCTGGACATCGACAACACCACCAAGCAGATGACTGTCTACCAGGACGGCAAGGTGCTCAGGAAGCTGCCGGTCAGCCTGGGCAAGCCCAGCACGCCGAGCTCCAGCGGCACCATGGTGATCATGGAGAAGCACGAGCACACCACGTTCGACACGCGGGGCGAGCCGGACGGCGGCTACGTGGTCGACGTGGACGACGCCCAGCGGCTGACCTGGGGTGGCGAGTTCATCCACTCGGCACCGTGGTCGGAGGGGGAGCAGGGCTACAACAACACCTCGCACGGCTGCACGAACGTCTCGGCCACCGGCGCGGACTGGCTGATGGGCGTCACCCAGGTCGGCGACCTGGTGACCGTCAAGGGCACCGAGGTGAAGCTCCAGCAGGGCAACGGCTTCACCGCCTGGAACGTCAGCTGGGACGAGTTCGCCAAGGGCAGCGCGCTGCCCGTACCGGCGGGGCTGAAGCCGACGCCGAGCGCGACGCCGCACCCGGGCGCGGTGGCCGGGGGCTCGTCGCCCGCGCCCACCCCGACCAGGAGCAACAGCGGCGGTTGA